In the Diospyros lotus cultivar Yz01 chromosome 13, ASM1463336v1, whole genome shotgun sequence genome, GAAGCAGATCTAATCTGATGACCCAATCGGCAATCGAGAGGTAGCGAGCCACCGGCCACAACCCACAACCCACAAGGGCGAGCGATGAAGGGCGATGGCGAGCTAGCGACTGAGCAGAGCAGCGAGAGGCAATGCTTGCTGGGCGAGCGCCCGAGCAACCAGCCATCGACCACAAGGGCGAGGCAAGTCGGTGAGGACGAGCGATCGCCGATCGAGCAGCGAGAGGAGAGAAAGCGAGGGCGAAGGGCGAGGAgcaacaagaagagagagagaggcagcgagctaCCGACGACGGAGcagcagcgagaggcgagagcgagggcgagggcgagacgcgACGGAGCCAAAGAGATTGGGCCCATAGGGGCTAGGGCAGCGAGcgaaaaagagagaaagggaaaggtcACGTGAAGGGGGTGGGCGGGTGGAAAAAGCATGGGGCCCTAAGTTGTGAAATTTCCATGGTCCCTAGTTGTGAAATTTGCATGGGcaattttcaatttatgggcTCCTAAATTGTGAAATTTCCATGGGCCCTGAGTAGTTGCCTCATGGAAGGTCCGACCCTGGGAGGGCCAAAACCTTTCCTGAAAAATCCAAGAAATAGGAAACataccccaaaattttatattaaatgtgTAAGCTGCTTGAATAATTCGAACCACGAATAAAGCACCAAATTTCTGAAATTATTTCCTTGGGATTGTCCTTCCAAAGACAAGGGAGCTTGAACAAGTAATACataacacaacaacaacaacaacaaccctAACCCATTGAGTAGTATCCATTACATAAATCTAACACATCAATCAcctttatttatgattataacTTCTCTTATGTGTCATCCCACGTAACTTTTTCACTTCATCTACTCTATTCACATGCGAGTCCACCAGTGCTTGTCTAACATTTCTAAATGTCCAAACCATTTATACATCGCTtctgtatcttatttttaatagataCCCNNNNNNNNNNNNNNNNNNNNNNNNNNNNNNNNNNNNNNNNNNNNNNNNNNNNNNNNNNNNNNNNNNNNNNNNNNNNNNNNNNNNNNNNNNNNNNNNNNNNGTATCTTTGAGCAAGTTTTACTTTTAGGATACTAAACAAAATGAGAGCGTGAATACTTTTAGAAGTACCGATAATTTTTCCTTAGTAAATATCATGAAGATAATTTCCTAGCATACACACATAGATATCAACACACAACACAAAAAATTCTTAAGGGTTTACCTATtctcttaataaataaaatatcgcTTGGAAAGCAGAGAGAGAAACAATCACAGAAAACAATTTCTTCAATCATTTACTCACATAGATatcacatacaaaaaaaaaaaaaaaaacttaaattcaaATGAGCACATTCAAGAGTCAAAGATGTTTTGCATTCAAGCATGACATCTCAATTATTCAAGAAATACTTTAGACAAACAACAAAACTAGTTTACCACATTTAAGCCTTTGGATATgtcatcataacattaatcaaacAAGACATTGTCAAGACATgtataatcaaattcattcaagaaaattattactcacatattcaaatcaaatcatacaaagaCATAAATCAAAACTGAAATATATCAAATGCTAAAGTGCTTTTAAACACTAGAATTCTAATCCCATGTCACTCGAGTGATAAGCTCgagttattttataaataattactctAGCTTAGCATTTTGAGTACTATTACTCATTTCTCAATAACATTTTCTATGAGAATGTATTCGATTAACTCTACAAGTCACTCGAACGATCTTAAAGACTCTAGCTATAACTATTGCACTATATTTAGAATTTCTTGAGAAATTATATAGATGAACTTGAAAATCACATTTTAAAACTTCAATACATGTCCTAGTATCACATAATCAAGGCAAGAGAATAATATCAAAAACATTTAAGGATGCAATTTTGCATCCTTATGCACTCAttacaaaatatcaatatacAAATAATGATCATACTACTctttcaaaatgacaaattcTAATACACAACTGTCACGGTCTGCCTCCTAGAGTACCTACTAGCATAGGCAATCCATGAAAAGGTCGCTAAGAAATGGAAACAAAGCATCCCAATAGTACTTTCATGACATTATACTAACATTTACGTAGAGAACTTGACATTCATACAACACAATCAAGTAACATGTTTGGTCTGGGCTTAACAACCcatataataccaaaaaaaaaaaaaaatggtggcATGAAACAAAATTACATGAAGACAATTGTTCTCCATGCCctgttaaaaagaaaacaagacacTCCCCAGGATTCTCCGCTCGAGGTGACTCTGTATACACTATGCATCTCTCACCATCAGGCGTGACTAGCCTCATCGCCCACTATCGCTTTCCCTTTATTTGAATTGACACAGAATAAACAAAGTGAGTCACAAGGTTCAACAagtataatttatgaaaaagtaAGGCAGTAGGAAACAATGAGACATAAATAGACAtacaactaatttattttaccATGTGTGATTACATCATGCATTTCTAACTCAACGATACATGCatcccatatatatatcatatcaaCACATGTCATACGATATCAGGTAAAATATATGCACCATCATCTCGTGGATCACTTTCCACCCTCGTCTTGACCACATTTCATGCGAGTATAAATAGCTATAgtgggactctaacccacaATCTTATACATCACAATGACAGATGTTGGGAGACTCTAACCCACAGTCTTACACTTTCTCCTTTATAGGATATCCTTTTGCTTTTCCTCCGTGCGAAATAGTAGGTGCGCTAATGTACATATAAGTATATCATGCATGTGAAACATGTATGTGAACATCTTATGCCTCATCTAAAATTGAGCCCCACTTGATCATCTTGTCACTACTCTTACAATTGTGAACTCTTTGTGGGCACATACTTGATAATTCATTCTTTTTGTATGGTATGTCACTTTAAAATAGGAATTTTGTAATTCATTTTACAACCAAAATATGCCAAATTATATATGAAATCAAATCCCttgatgtctagtttacaaacCAAAAAGCAGATCTCAATTCTGATATTGGAGCAAAAAGTTATGGCTAAAAGGGTACAAGGTGCGCAATGTAGTCCAttgcaagagtcgacttttgGCATATGGAGAGTCGACTTTTGAAGGAGAGTTGACTTTTTACAAATTGGAAGTCGACTTTTGAAGGAGAGTCAAGTTTTGACATATTGAAAGTCGATTTTTGCAAACAAAAACAGAACAAAATTTGCATAACGAAACCCTAacccaaattttcaattttcaactcATTTAAACTCGATTTTGGCTCAAAACTAGTGTCAATCCTTAGGAAATATGGGGTAGATCAATACTCCAATGAAACCACAAGCTTAAACACTCAAAATCATATAACAAATGAAAGATTTACAGACAACCAGATTTTTGCATAAAAACCAACCCAACCAAGATCCCCCCAATTTTTAGATTTCAACTTGGTGAAATTCATTTACAAGGCTTCCAAAAATCCCCACAAAACTCATTCCTACCATCCCCATGAAAAAAAGGGGGATTAAATACATAATGTGAAagggaagagaacttgccttaagtTGTAGAAACCCGATTGAAGCTGAAATTGCTGCCTCCAAACTGATCTTTGGTCCTTACTGAAGTTTACAAACCaagctagaggaagaagaaacaagtAGAAGAGAGGATCTTGAGGTGGTCCAGaagaacaaggaaaaaaaaggaaaaaagaaaaaaggaaaaggtagGAAATGAGAGGAGATGAAGGATGAAGTGCACGAGCAACCCCCTTCCCCCCTCTAattctctttgattttttccattttaCCCCTTGCTAAATATGCCAATTCCCATCATATCCcctttcaatttaattcttttttcttaaaaatagacatacatgcatatacacatttcttttttttttcccttgcttttatttttcctttcttttctttttccatccacatcctttatttatcatttcatctctcttctttttttttccaatttaattattttatggcCACAATATAATACAGGCTAAAATAATACCGAAAAATAATTTAGACTCACTAACGAGTCATTACAACAACGGACTTAAATCTAATTATTCTTGTCATTCACAAGTTGCTATCAAACAAATTCCAAGAGAATTCAATCATTTTGACATACGTCACATTCATCATATAGACCATCATGTAAGTATTAAAGAAACTTGCCCCACGTACATATCGTGGCAAAGTACTTAAAgtttcatataaaatatcaGTTTGAATCAGTATTGCGACTTGAAAGATAGAATTATTACTGAAAGGCAACATTTAACTGAAAGGTAATGATAAGACTGAAAGGCAAGTCTCGCATGGACTGCACGTAATGTCCAGTTCTGAGTGTGTATAAAGTGTGTTCTCATTCGAATTTACATAGGGGTACATCAGGGGGTAAGGTCACCCACCCTCTGGGAATTAGTTGGGCAAAGCTCAGACAccctaataaataaataaataaataaaatattaaagaaactTACATTTTTACTTAAACAGCACACAAATTCTCAAGACACACAATTTCAATTTGTCAACCATACCATCagacatttatatttaataattcttaaacatatccatTTTATTTTGAGGGATAAAATTACAGCTGGTAAACCTGAGAAGATTTTAATAAGAGTTGAAACATTTGAAAGATTACTTATATTAAATGACCCATCAAAGTCTAAAAATGTTTTTAGACGAGATTCTCAAATAAACAAAGTAAACTTATGAACctctagaaatatttttaaaccacaTGAGACCTTCTCAAAAATGACTATCTCTAACCcaaactaaaagaaaatttaaaatttagatgtaatttaccctaatatatattatcatacTATAATATTGCTTCGTAATaatgagaaataaaatttaattttaaattttaaggagaaaagtgttttaaaaataaaaaaacatataatttaaaaataataaaataaaatagcttGGTTAGTTACCCTTTTGAGaatttaaaaagtatatttatttcaacctacttttgtatttttaataattttaaaattaatataaatattttctatttattaaaaattaatgtattctAAAACTAGAATTCTACAAATAGATGAGCTTGGGCTCACCCAATTTCAATAAATCAAACTAATAAAACCTAAATTTGAATAATAGTAGACTAAGCTGGCAAAAACAAGGAACCAAGGTAGGGCCAACTATATGGGACTTTGAAGacgaaggaaaaatgaaaaaaaaatggtaaacaTGTCTTAGATATGATTTTAGAGGTGCTAGAAAAGAAGGATCATTAGAGGGTGTTGCCCTGCAAAAGGGCAATTTGGCACAAAAAGGGACTTAAAAGCACTTACGGCCCATGAACAAGGAAACAAAGGTCTTTGGAGGGCCCAATGCTGGACTTGAGTTTTTGGGGCCATGAGGCGAGACGTGAAAATGGGCCCGAATTGTAtattacattcaaattttatttttttataataaaatataaaaaataaataaatatttataccataagaataaaattaattttttttttaaattatcaattaaaaactaccaTAAACGAAACAAAACGAAATGAAGGAGCAACTAACCGTTTGAAGCAAATCTGGAGTTAAAGCATCTGAGAAGCAGATCTAATCTGATGACCCAATCGGCAATCGAGAGGTAGCGAGCCACCGGCCACAACCCACAACCCACAAGGGCGAGCGATGAAGGGCGATGGCGAGCTAGCGACTGAGCAGAGCAGCGAGAGGCAATGCTTGCTGGGCGAGCGCCCGAGCAACCAGCCATCGACCACAAGGGCGAGGCAAGTCGGTGAGGACGAGCGATCGCCGATcgagcagcgagaggcgagaaAGCGAGGGCGAAGGGCGAGGAgcaacaagaagagagagagaggcagcgagctaCCGACGACGGAGcagcagcgagaggcgagagcgagggcgagggcgagacgcgACGAAGCCAAAGAGATAGGGGCCATGGGCTAGGGCAGCGAgcgaaagagagaaagggagaagggtCACGTGAAGGGGGTGGGGGGTGGAAAAAGCATGGGGCCCTAAGTTGTGAAATTTCCATGGTCTCTAGTTGTGAAATTTGCATGGGcaattttcaatttatgggcCCCTAAATTGTGAAATTTCCATGGGCCCTGAGGCAGTTGCCTCATGGAAGGTCCGACCCTGGGAGGGCCAAAACCTTTCTTGAAAAATCCAAGAAATAGGAAACataccccaaaattttatattaaatgtgTAAGCTGCTTGAAAAATTCGAACCACGAATAAAgcaccaaatttttgaaattatttccTTGGGATTGTCCTTCCAAAGACAAGGGAGCTTGAACAAGTAATACataacacaacaacaacaacaaaaacctTAACCCATTGAGTAGTATCCattacataaattctaacaCATCAATCAcctttatttatgattataacTTCTCTTATGTGTCATCCCACGTAACTTTTTCACTTCATCTACTCTATTCACATGCGAGTCCACCAGTGCTTGTCTAACATTTCTAAATGTCCAAACCATGTTATACATCGCTtctgtatcttatttttaatagataCCCACTTTGATTTTATcacaaataacctcatttctagcATTATTAGATAGATATACAATGTTTATGTGCTGGGTGAGGGTTGAAAATTCAAGCTTACCTAATAATGAGAGGAGGTGATTCTGGCGTTGTTGATATATAATTCTGGGATATGAGCTACCATATGCCAGTCTCTTGCTGTTTCTGGGTGTAGTGTAGGGCCAGCCTGCTACACTCTTTAACCCTCAGTACTTTCAGTGCCCGGAGGTGTTGGAATCCCTTTGGCAGTGCTGACACTTCCGGGCATCCCAAAATCTCAAGTTTCTGAAGCGACTCTGAGTTTTGCAGCCACTCTGGGAATTTCCGGAGGCTGGGGCAGAATGCAATCCTTAGGTAATTTACACTCCTAGCTGTGCCACGCAGCCAACGGGGCCAATTCACAAAGTTTGGTAATTCTGTAAATACCATTGTCCTGATGCCAAGGTTTGCAATTACAGTGATTCTCCCCTCATCCAAGTTGAGCTTTTCACAGTCATTGATCATCAGGTTCTCTAACTTGGCAAGACTTGCTACGCATTTTGGAAGAGATGCTAATCTCGGGCATCTGCTGATAGCTAATGTCCGAAGAGCTCTGAGGCACTGAATTTCTTCTGGCAAACAAACAAGGTTGGCACAACCGGTGATCCACAGAGACTGAAGAGAAGTCAAGCATCCGATTGCTTTCTCAGGGAAAGATTCCTGTTGTGTGGTTACATAGAGATGTCTAAGGCCAATCAAGTTCCCTATATTTTTAGGCAACCTCTTCAACGCCTTACAATATGAGATTCTCAGAGTCTGCAGATTCAGCAGCTTGCAAATGGAAGCAGGGAGTTCTTTGATGCTACAGTTCCAACTGAGGTCAAGGAACCTCAAATGTTTCAAGTAACCAATAGATTTCGGTAAGACTTCAAAACATGAATCCTCCAAATCGATCACTCTCAAGTACAGGAAAGTTTCGATGCATTCATCAACAAAACGATCATGCATGGATCTTATCCCATCCCGTGGAAAGAAAATGGTCCGCAGCTTCTGAAGTTTCAGGAGGGATTTTTCTACTCCCTGTCCTGACAAATCACAACCCAGTAAGGAAACATGCCGAACCATATTTAAAACATCTCCCGTATGGGATTTCTTCTTTAGGCATTCTGTTTGTGCTATAGACTGTGCAAGATCATGTACAAGATCATGCATTCTAAAGGTTACATACAAGGGGCCATTCTCTTCAACCTCTTGAAAGAGTGATGTTGAACACAACTCATCAAAATACTGATCCCCGATGTCTTCGGGCTCTAGATTTTGGCCAGGAATTGACTGAATCAGACCTTGTGCCATCCACAGCTGAATTAACTTATCCTTGTAAATGTATTGCCCcatttgaaaaattgaacagTATGCAAAACATGGTTTCAGGTAAGATGGTAAGTAATCATAACTCAATTTCAGAGCAGGCAGGATATCCTCTGGCCTCTGACGTTGTAACCTCCATATTTCACTATCTCTCACACGCTGCCAATCACGTTCGTCTGTTTTTTTGTACAGCAGGCTTCCTAGAGACCTTGCAGCTAATGGAACGCCCTTACATCTCTGTGCAATTTGCTCTCCGATGTCGAGGAGGTTCTGATGCCTACTCTGATCTTCTCCTTTTGGAAAAGCCCATTCCAGAATCAAAGAGAAGCAATCTCTCCAAGCAAGTCCACCAAGTTTATAATGATGATCGCTGCCCACAATGGAAACAACTGCATTAGACCTAGTGGTGACAATGACTTTGCTTCCTCTGCGACCACCCATGAGGAGAGATTTCAGTTCCCTCCATTTTACTAGGTCGCTGTCCCACATATCATCCAAGACGAGTAAAAATTTCTTATCGGCCAAACAACCCCGAAGCTTATGCTG is a window encoding:
- the LOC127788220 gene encoding putative disease resistance protein RGA4; this translates as MNVLMKKIIASATTSPCDEQDSDHLQHKLRGCLADKKFLLVLDDMWDSDLVKWRELKSLLMGGRRGSKVIVTTRSNAVVSIVGSDHHYKLGGLAWRDCFSLILEWAFPKGEDQSRHQNLLDIGEQIAQRCKGVPLAARSLGSLLYKKTDERDWQRVRDSEIWRLQRQRPEDILPALKLSYDYLPSYLKPCFAYCSIFQMGQYIYKDKLIQLWMAQGLIQSIPGQNLEPEDIGDQYFDELCSTSLFQEVEENGPLTGSRKIPPETSEAADHFLSTGWDKIHA